The genomic segment TACTCCATGAAAACTCCGCGACCCTGACGGGACTTGAACCCGCGACCTCCGCCGTGACAGGGCGGCGCGCTAACCAACTGCGCCACAGGGCCAAAAAGATTATGCCTGGGTTGCCCCATCGCACGAGAAAAAACTTTACACAGGTGATAGGAATACTGGCAAACCGGCATGTCAATAGGCCATTTGCACGAGCACTGCGGTTGCCAAGTGCACTGATGCAAGCGCCAAAGGTGCTACGACGGCACCGACGACGCGGCGTCGACACCCGATGGCGGCATCCAAGACCTGAATGGTACCCGCAACTACAAGCCACGGGACCGCATGCTGAGCGGCGACGATGAGCACATATACCAAGCCTGCGCCGAAAGGAATGGCGCGGGCCGCATACATGGCGGCGTAGTAGCGGGACCCCGCATCGGCAGGCGCACCCGATAGGAGCGTGGGCCGAGCCAAGGCCACTATGCCAAAAACAATGGTGACCATTGCCATGACGGCATTGATGTCAATGATCCAGTTCATTGGAGGTTACCTTCCATCGTGGTTAAGCACCGACGCAGCACCGCAATATCATGGTCAGATAGCCCGGCCACGGCGCGGGCATTCACAGCGGCTGCGGCCTCGCGAGCTTGGCGTATGTCTTGTGTGGCTTCCGGGGCAAGCGAGACGACATGCCGCCGGGCATCTTCTGGGGATTTTGAGCGCACAATACGGCCCCGCTGCTCCAACCTGCGCAGAAGCTCCGTGAGCGTGGCGACGTCCATGCCGGTGCGTTTGGATATTTCTTTTTGGGAACTGCCCGGGTGCTCATAAATGTCCTGCAGGACAGCAAACTGCGCGGAGGTCATGCCGCCTGGGATTGTTGCCAACGCCGAGGTAAACGCGGCGTGAAATTCACGGGCGAGGCGGTTGACCAGGAAACCCATGGATGTGGGGAGAAAATCAGGGGACATAATTCGTATACTAATTAATTTGAGGCGGATGGTCTAGGGGTGGACGAGTGCGCGCACAAAGCACGTGACTCATCACGCTCTGTCAAAAGCCCATATCCATGACAAAAGTCATGCCTTGCCCATGACAACAGCTACGTGTCAGGCATAAGCTACCCGACAACACTAAAAAGTATGAATACAGAAGTCATTCACGCACGCGACGTGATCAAGGAGTTCAGGGACCGTTCTAAAGGGACATTCCGCGCGGTCAACCAGGTGAACCTTGACATTAAGCAGGGAGAAATCATCGCCCTGCTAGGGCCAAACGGTGCCGGGAAATCGACGCTGATAGACATGATCCTAGGGCTGACCACACCGACAAGCGGGACGATACAAGCCTTTGGGTCGGCACCACGGCAGGCCATCGCGGCGTCGAAAATCGGGGCTGTTTTGCAAACCGGTGGGCTACTGGGAAACCTCACGGTATGGGAAACGGTGGCTATGATCGCCACCACCTTCCCCAACCCACAGCTGCCGGAAACCGTCCTCCGACGCACCAATCTCAGCCACCTCGCCCGGCGGCGCGTGGCTAAATGCTCCGGTGGCGAGCAACAGCGGCTCCGCTTCGCCCTAGCACTACTGCCCGACCCGGACTTCCTCATCCTCGATGAACCTACCGCAGGCATGGACGCGGGTGCCCGTCACGCTTTCTGGGAAACTATGCAGGAACAGGCTCAACACGGGAAAACCATTATGTTTGCCACCCACTACATAGAGGAAGCCCAGAACTTTGCCGAACGGATCGTCATGATGCGCTCCGGGCAGATCGTCGCCGATGACACAACGCATAAAGTTCGGTCGCGGGCGGGTGGGCGGACAGTATCGGCGACATTCCCGCCGGACTTTCCCACCGACCGTATTCCCGGCGTGGCATCACTAACCACAAACGGGAACCGCACGCTGTTGAATACCGGAGACTCCGACGCACTCCTGCGGCACCTCATCAACCACACCCCAGCCACAGACATCATGGTCAGCCAATCCTCGCTGGAAGATGTCTTCCTCAACCTCACATCCACGGAGACCGAGTCATGAACACCCTGCGATACATGTCTTTTGACATTCGGCGTGCACTGAAAGAACCCACTGCACTGGCGGTATCCATCGCATTGCCCTCCATACTGTTCATCGTGTTTGGAGCCAGCCAAAACGGAACGGACAGACCCATCAACGACGGCAACGTTGCCAGCTACGTGATGATTGGGATGGCCGCCTACGGTGCCATCACCGGTGCAGTCGGCACCGTAGGTAGCATGGTTGTTGACGAAATTTCCGGCTGGGGCAGACAACTCGCCCTCACCCCACTGCGCGCCTGGCAACGCATCATCGCACAGATAGCCACCACCATGTCGCGGGCCACGCTGGCCGTCATCGGCGTATTCTTGTGCGGCTATTTTGGCAGCGCCAGCATGCCGATCCGAGAATGGCTGGCGGCGGGTGTGCTCTCCATCATCGCGGTCATTCCCTTTAGCCTGTACGGATTGATCTTTGCCACGGCGTTCCGCTCCTCAGCAGCGGTGTCCTTGTCCACTCTGTCGGTTGTGCCTATGTCGTTCTTGGGCAATGCCTTCACACCCATGCCCGAATCGTTTATGCCATTCGCTAGGTTCACTCCGATCTATGGCAGCGTGTCACTTGCTCGCTACCCTATGACCGATGGCATGCAGGCTCTAAGCAGCGCCCCCTACACCGTGGATGATCCGCTGTGGTACGCGCTGGTGAACATCGCAGCGTGGACCCTCATTTTTGCGCTCATCTGCACGCTCCTGTGGCGCCGCGACAAGGGCCGGTAGAGGCCGGTATGGGCCGCTGAGGTTTCGATAGGCTGAAACCATGTCCACACGCTACGTCCTACAAGCAGGCGTCTGGCTGATTTTCCTCACCTTATTCATCACGGACGTTTCCAACTCAGACCACAGCGCCGTCATCAAAACCACAAGCTACGCGTTGACGGTGCTGTTCATCGCCGTATACCTGCTAAGCATGATGATGCTCCGGCATCCCGCATGGCGGTTACGCATTGATGTTGTGGCCTGGGTGGTGGTACTGCTCGCCATCACCGTCACGATAGGATGGCTGACCAGGCTTCCTTCCACCGCGACCTTTGTGCCGTACATCATTGCGGTGATCCTGTATAAACTGGAATGGCGAATGATCATTCCTACGACGATCACCCTGCTCATCGCCTTGCCGCTGCTAATCGTAGGATTGATCAACGATGACTATGGCCCCATCACGCTGGCCATTGTGGTCATGGTAATCATTGCGGGGCGCTACGGGGTGGAAGTGGACTTCGTCCGACGAGACGTGGAACAGCAGCTTGCCATAGTGCAGGAACGCGAACGCGTGGCCCGCGACGTCCACGACGTGCTGGGGCACTCCCTCACCGTAATCAATCTGAAATCCGAACTCGCCCGCAAACTCATTGACCACGACCCCGAGCAGGCCCGGCGCGAAATCGAGGCAGTGGCTGAACTCAGTCGTTCCGCGCTTGGCGAAGCTCGCGCCACCGTCACTCACCTGCGCACACCTGATCTGGCACGCGAACTGGTGTCCGCCGCCGAGGCACTGGCTACCGCATCAATCCGCGCGACGGTTCCGGCACCTCACCACGCGACACGCATTCCTGACGACACCTCCCGCGTATTTGCCTGGGCCCTAAAGGAGGCCGTGACCAACGTGATCAGGCATTCGGGGGCCACGCACTGCGTCGTCGAACTGGCCCCATCTCGCCTTGTTGTGCGTGACGACGGCCGCGGCTTCCGCAGCACTTACCGAGGAAACGGTCTCGGTGGGCTGGAAGCTCGGGTAGCGGAATCCGGCGGAACCCTGACCATCACCTCCGACTCATCTGGAACCGAACTGAACATCACCATGGACACGCCATGATCACTCTTCTCATTGCTGACGATCAAGCCCTTGTTCGGGGCGCACTTGCAGCACTCCTCAACCTCGAAAAAGACCTCCAGGTGGTGGCGGAAGTCGGCTCCGGCACTGAGATTGTTGCCGCCGCCCTGAAAGCACATGTTGACGTGGCGCTCATTGATATTGAGATGCCCGGCATGGACGGCATCACTGCCACCCAGGCACTCACTGACGCCCTCCCCACCTGTGCCACCATCATCGTGACTACCTTTGGACGACCCGGATACCTCAAACGTGCCGTCGCCGCAGGTGCCAAAGGATTCCTAGTGAAAGACACCCCACCACATCTACTTGCTGACGCCATCCGTCGAGTACACAGCGGACTCCGCGCCATTGACCCCGACCTGGCCGAGCAATCACTCTTCATGCCCGACAACCCCCTCACAGCACGGGAAATGGACATCTGCCGTGCGGCTCTGAAAGCCAGTTCCATTACCGACATCGCGGCGCAGGTGGGGCTCAGTGCCGGGACGGTACGCAACCATCTTTCCGCCATCATCGCCAAAACACAGGCACGTAACCACCACGACGCCGTGTACCTAGCACAGGAAAACGGTTGGTTATGAGGGTCGAATGAGTAACGGGGCGTCGACAAGCAAAAACCCTTCATGAGAAAACATGAAGGGTATCTGTAGTGCGACCCTGACGGGACTTGAACCCGCGACCTCCGCCGTGACAGGGCGGCGCGCTAACCAACTGCGCCACAGGGCCATATAAAAACTGGCCTGTTGGCCAGTTCCTGTACTCCCAACGGGATTCGAACCCGTGTCGCCGCCGTGAAAGGGCGGTGTCCTAGGCCCCTAGACGATGGGAGCGCGTCGCTTGTGGCGACTGCAAAGAACTATACGGAACCATCCACAATTGCGCAAATTTAGCCCTGACGTGCACTTTTATGAACAATGATACCCGTGGGAAATGTGGCACCATTACCGAAACTGGGCTACGGTTAGTAGGGAGAAACCAGCCTCCCGAGAAAAGAACATGTACAAGATATATGAGCACCTACAACAGCCAAAGAAACCCAAGTCCGGCCCGTGCCCGACATAGGAAAAAAAGCGAAGGTGCCTCAAACTACGAGCTCATCTGGTCTTTTGCCAGACCACATCTCCCTATCCTGCTCGTAGGCGTGTTCTTCGGCCTGGTGGGAACAAGCATGGAACTAGCCATGCCCATGGCCACCAAATGGGTGCTGGACACTCTTGGTAAAGGACAATCCCTCGGCGGCCCCATCGCCATCCTGCTGGGACTCCTCGCCCTGGCCATTGTGGCGGGTTTCACCCAGGCCGCCATCCTGGGACGTGTCGCGGAAGGCATTGTGCTCGATGCCAGGATTTCACTGATCAACCGTTTTTTTCGGGCGAAACTCGAACAAATCCAAAACTTCACGTCGGGTGAGCTGGTCACCCGCGTGACCAGCGACACCGTGCTACTCAGGGAAGCAACAACCTCAAGCTTTCTCAACTTGGTCAACGGCACTGTCTCTCTCGTAGGCACCATCGTGCTCATGGCGGTTCTCGACGTCCCGCTCCTGCTCAGCACCCTATCCGCACTGATCATCATCGGCGTGTTCCTTGGTGCACTCATGCCCCACATCGGTCGCGCACGAAAACGCGCCCAAGGCGCACTCGGCGAAGTCGGCGGCATGTTCGAAGGTGGCATGCGGGCCATCCGCACCGTCAAATCAAGCGGGGCTGAAGACCGCGAAATCGCCCGCATCTCCGACAAAGCCCAAGAATCCAACCGCTACGCAGTCCGCGCCGTATGGGTCTCCTCCGCCGTCGGAGTCGTGGCCAGCGGCGGTATCCAACTCGCCCTCATCGCCGTGCTTGGCGTCGGTGCCTGGCGCGTCAGCAACGGATCCATCGAAGTATCCACCCTCGTGGCGTTCCTGCTCTACGCTTTCAACATCGTCCAACCCGTATCCAGCCTCACCATGGCTTTCACCGAAATCCAATCCGGCATGGCCGCCGCCGAACGCATCCGAGAAACCGAAAAACTCGAACTCGAAGACCTGACCGGTCTCAGTTCCCACCGGCCACGGCCATTCACACGATCGGCGGGACCTGCAGATTCAAGGTCTACATCGGACCAGCTGGAGTTGGGGCGCGCGGAGCAACTGGAAAGGTCAGCACAGTCTGGACGGCCCGGGCGGTTGGCCGTGCCCGCCGGCCGGCCCATAGAAACCCACGGCGAACTAGAAAACCCAGCGCAAGACTCCGTGTTCTCCCTGCGCAATGTCACCGCCGGATACGCCAACGCCCAACGACCCGCCCTCAGAAACATCAGCATGGACGTGCCGCGATCCGGGCACGTCGCACTCGTCGGACCATCCGGCGCAGGCAAAACCACCATCTTCTCCCTGCTGCTCCGCTTCATTGACCCCCAACGCGGCACTGTGGAAATGAACGGCATCCCCTACCACGACCTCAGCCTTAACGACGTCCGCTCACACATCGCCTACGTCGAACAAGAAACCCCCATCATCAACGGCACCATTCGCGACAACGTGCTGTTCCGAGTAGTGGATGCCAGCGACGATGAAGTCTGGGACGCCCTCCGGGCAGTCCGCCTCGACGAAAAAATCAGTGGACTCCCCGAAGGACTCGACACCCCAGTGGGCAGCACCAGCCTCTCCGGCGGGGAACGCCAACGCCTGGCCATCGCCCGCGCCCTCGTGCGCACTCCCGACGTCCTCCTCCTCGACGAAGCCACAGCCCAACTCGACGGCATCACCGAAGCCGCTATCCAAAACGTGATCTCCAAAGCCGCTTCAACCGGCACCGTGATCACCATCGCACACCGACTTTCCACCGTTCTTGATGCCGACCAGATCATTGTGTTAGAAAACGGGCGCATACGAAACCGCGGCACCCACCACGACCTGCTCAACAACGACGAGCTCTACCACGAATTCATCACCGCACTGAAGATCAGTGCCGAAGAAGGCCGATGATTTTTTGAGGGATGGTTGGCGTGACTGGGAAATGTGCTTATGTTCAAGCACGAAAATGGAGTGTTTTCGAGCTTGAAGATAAGCACATTTTCGTCTCACACAGCAGAGCGATCGGAAGATACCAGCAAGAAAGAGCGTTGATGTCCGCTACCCCTTGGAACCACAACATCGCCTATCACCCGTGGGTCATGCGGCACGCGCATGGCGACGTTCTTGATGTTGGCTGCGGCGACGGGCTGCTTGTTCGAAAACTATCTGCAACCTGCGCATCCGTGACGGGAATAGATCCGAATGTTACCGCCACGCTGCCCACCATCCAGAGCGCAACCTTCGACGACTTTTCGCCTGATCAGCTCTTTGACACCATCATCTTTGTCGCCTCACTGCACCACATGGACACGCGCTGCGCGCTCATTAAAGCAAAAAATATGCTGCGTCCCGGCGGTCAGATTCTTGTGGTTGGGTTGGCCCGCAACAGTTCTCTCATGGATTGGGCCATCTCAGGGGCGCTGCTCCCAGTGGTGAAAATAAGCTCCTACCTGCACAAAGAAACACACGACCCCGACATGCGCACAGCCGCGCCCACGCTCAACCTGCGCGACATCCGCAACATCGCCAACGATGTACTGCCCGGCGCGCATATCCGCCGCGCCCTGTACTACCGTTACCTGCTGCGTTGGACCAAGTACTGACGGGGCGTCGATAAGCTGGAGGTCATGAGCATCACCGATGTGGCACGTGACTGGGCCGCCCATGACCCCGACCCGGAGACCGCAGCCTATGTGCTGGGCCTCCTTGAGGACCCGGCACGCGCAGCCGAACTGCAAAGCCGCTTCTCTGGGCCACTCACCTTCGGCACCGCTGGATTGCGCGGCGAGGTGGGGGCTGGGGAAAGCAGAATGAACAGGGCCGTCGTTACGCGTGCCACCTACGGGCTCATGGACTGGTTGGGGCGGCAGGTGGAGGCGCCCCGCGTGGTTATTGGTTGCGATGCCCGCCATGGCTCCAGCGACTTCTATACCACCGCCGCCGAGGTCATTTCCGCAGCTGGCAGCACCGCACTCCTCCTCCCGCCCTGCTTACCGACGCCCGTCACCGCCTTCGCCGTCCGCGCACTTCATGCCGATGCCGGGATCATGATCACCGCATCCCACAACCCGCGCACCGACAATGGATACAAGGTGTACCTGGGTGGACGCGTCGCCACTGGGGTCGCTGATGGAGTGCAAATCGTGCCGCCTGCCGATGCCGAAATCATGGCGTGCATTACTCAGGCTTCCCCTGCTGACCAGATCACACGTAACGCGTCGCGGGTAGAAAAGGTAGATGTGCTGCCTGCGTATCTTGAGAAGGTTACTCGGCTGGGTAGTTCGCCGCGTGACGTGCGCATTGTTCTCACCGCAATGCACGGCGTTGGCGGTGAGGTGGCGCGGCAGGCCCTGAACCTTGCGGGATTTAACGACATCCATGTGGTGGAAGAGCAATTCGCGCCCAACCCGGACTTCCCCACCGTTGCATTCCCCAACCCGGAGGAACCCGGCGCGCTTGACCTCGCCATAGCGCTGGCCAGTGACGTGAATGCCGACCTGATCCTCGCCCTTGACCCCGATGCCGACCGCTGCGCCGTGGCCATTCCCACTGGTCAGGGGAATTGGCGGCAGCTTTCTGGGGATGAGACCGGGTGCTTGTTGGGGGATTATGTTGCTGGCCGGATTGGAGGTGGTGGCGTTGGGGTCGGCGTGCTGGCCAGCTCCATTGTCTCCTCCCGCCTGCTCGGGGCCATCGCCGCAGACCACGGGCTGGAACACCGCACCACGCTCACGGGATTCAAATGGATTGCGCGAGTACCTGACCTGGTGTTTGGTTACGAGGAAGCCATCGGGTACTGCTGCGACCCAGCACATGTGCGCGACAAAGACGGCATCACCGCCGCCGTCACCATGGCGCTACTGGCTGATAGCTTGCGTATCGACGGCCGCACCATCCAGGATGTGCTGGACAGCTTCGCCGACCGCTTCGGCCTGCACGCCACCGCCCCAGTGACGTTTCGGGTTGAGGATGTAGGTCTCATCTCTGCGGCGATGCAACAGTTACGCTCGACGGCTCCCACTGAACTTGCTGGTTCAGAGGTTGTGTCAGTTATTGACCTGGGGGAAGGCTACAACGGGCTTCCACCCACCGACGGACTCATACTGCTCACCGCAGCCAACGACCGCGTGATCATCCGCCCCTCCGGCACCGAACCGAAACTCAAATGCTACCTAGAAGTCATCCTCCCAGGCGGCACCTGGGAGGAAGCACGCAAGCGGCTCGACGCGATTGGCGAGGAGCTACGTCGGGTTATTGGGTTGTAGAGGGGTTATGGTGTTCTGCAAACCTGAATTTACCCAGGTGAACGACACAAAGGGCGTCGCTAAGCAGCATGCTTCACAGTTCCCGGCGTGCGATATAGGCATCGCCGATGGGAAAACCGTGCCGTGCATAAAAACGCTGGGCGTCGATATCCGGGGCATCAATTCCAATAGTTAACTCACCCGCACCACGAGCCTTTGCCTCGCTGATTACGTGGCGCAAAAATGGCTGCCGTAGCCGTTATCGCGCCACTCTGGCACGGTGTATAGCTCTTCTAATGTGGCGATGAGGCTGTTTGCCCATACGTCGGGACGCAGCGTAACCAGGCCAAACGCGACGATAGGGTCACCGGCCACAACCACATATGCAAGGTCACTGGATAAAAGCTCATGAAGACGACGAGTAAGAAACTCCACGCCTGGGGAAGGCTCGTCATATTCGCAGTTAAAAGCGTCCAGAAGCTGGGCAATATTGCCCACATCACGCACCGCGGCAAGTCTTGTGTTTGGTAACGACCCCATAGCTCAACTCATACACAACCTCCAGTTTTTATGCCAGAATGACCGCATGAACACAAGGCGAGCATTTGCGCAGGTAGACGTTTTCAGCACGGAACCGTTCATGGGAAATCCGGTGGCAGTTATCCTCGATTCCGACGGTTTAACCGGCGAGCAGATGCAGCGTATTGCGCGCTGGACAAACCTGTCTGAAACCACGTTCATTACGCCCGCTACCTCGCCTGAGTCCGACTACG from the Corynebacterium durum genome contains:
- a CDS encoding MarR family winged helix-turn-helix transcriptional regulator; its protein translation is MSPDFLPTSMGFLVNRLAREFHAAFTSALATIPGGMTSAQFAVLQDIYEHPGSSQKEISKRTGMDVATLTELLRRLEQRGRIVRSKSPEDARRHVVSLAPEATQDIRQAREAAAAVNARAVAGLSDHDIAVLRRCLTTMEGNLQ
- a CDS encoding ABC transporter ATP-binding protein; translated protein: MNTEVIHARDVIKEFRDRSKGTFRAVNQVNLDIKQGEIIALLGPNGAGKSTLIDMILGLTTPTSGTIQAFGSAPRQAIAASKIGAVLQTGGLLGNLTVWETVAMIATTFPNPQLPETVLRRTNLSHLARRRVAKCSGGEQQRLRFALALLPDPDFLILDEPTAGMDAGARHAFWETMQEQAQHGKTIMFATHYIEEAQNFAERIVMMRSGQIVADDTTHKVRSRAGGRTVSATFPPDFPTDRIPGVASLTTNGNRTLLNTGDSDALLRHLINHTPATDIMVSQSSLEDVFLNLTSTETES
- a CDS encoding ABC transporter permease, translated to MSFDIRRALKEPTALAVSIALPSILFIVFGASQNGTDRPINDGNVASYVMIGMAAYGAITGAVGTVGSMVVDEISGWGRQLALTPLRAWQRIIAQIATTMSRATLAVIGVFLCGYFGSASMPIREWLAAGVLSIIAVIPFSLYGLIFATAFRSSAAVSLSTLSVVPMSFLGNAFTPMPESFMPFARFTPIYGSVSLARYPMTDGMQALSSAPYTVDDPLWYALVNIAAWTLIFALICTLLWRRDKGR
- a CDS encoding sensor histidine kinase encodes the protein MSTRYVLQAGVWLIFLTLFITDVSNSDHSAVIKTTSYALTVLFIAVYLLSMMMLRHPAWRLRIDVVAWVVVLLAITVTIGWLTRLPSTATFVPYIIAVILYKLEWRMIIPTTITLLIALPLLIVGLINDDYGPITLAIVVMVIIAGRYGVEVDFVRRDVEQQLAIVQERERVARDVHDVLGHSLTVINLKSELARKLIDHDPEQARREIEAVAELSRSALGEARATVTHLRTPDLARELVSAAEALATASIRATVPAPHHATRIPDDTSRVFAWALKEAVTNVIRHSGATHCVVELAPSRLVVRDDGRGFRSTYRGNGLGGLEARVAESGGTLTITSDSSGTELNITMDTP
- a CDS encoding response regulator transcription factor; protein product: MITLLIADDQALVRGALAALLNLEKDLQVVAEVGSGTEIVAAALKAHVDVALIDIEMPGMDGITATQALTDALPTCATIIVTTFGRPGYLKRAVAAGAKGFLVKDTPPHLLADAIRRVHSGLRAIDPDLAEQSLFMPDNPLTAREMDICRAALKASSITDIAAQVGLSAGTVRNHLSAIIAKTQARNHHDAVYLAQENGWL
- a CDS encoding ABC transporter ATP-binding protein encodes the protein MSTYNSQRNPSPARARHRKKSEGASNYELIWSFARPHLPILLVGVFFGLVGTSMELAMPMATKWVLDTLGKGQSLGGPIAILLGLLALAIVAGFTQAAILGRVAEGIVLDARISLINRFFRAKLEQIQNFTSGELVTRVTSDTVLLREATTSSFLNLVNGTVSLVGTIVLMAVLDVPLLLSTLSALIIIGVFLGALMPHIGRARKRAQGALGEVGGMFEGGMRAIRTVKSSGAEDREIARISDKAQESNRYAVRAVWVSSAVGVVASGGIQLALIAVLGVGAWRVSNGSIEVSTLVAFLLYAFNIVQPVSSLTMAFTEIQSGMAAAERIRETEKLELEDLTGLSSHRPRPFTRSAGPADSRSTSDQLELGRAEQLERSAQSGRPGRLAVPAGRPIETHGELENPAQDSVFSLRNVTAGYANAQRPALRNISMDVPRSGHVALVGPSGAGKTTIFSLLLRFIDPQRGTVEMNGIPYHDLSLNDVRSHIAYVEQETPIINGTIRDNVLFRVVDASDDEVWDALRAVRLDEKISGLPEGLDTPVGSTSLSGGERQRLAIARALVRTPDVLLLDEATAQLDGITEAAIQNVISKAASTGTVITIAHRLSTVLDADQIIVLENGRIRNRGTHHDLLNNDELYHEFITALKISAEEGR
- a CDS encoding class I SAM-dependent methyltransferase, which gives rise to MSATPWNHNIAYHPWVMRHAHGDVLDVGCGDGLLVRKLSATCASVTGIDPNVTATLPTIQSATFDDFSPDQLFDTIIFVASLHHMDTRCALIKAKNMLRPGGQILVVGLARNSSLMDWAISGALLPVVKISSYLHKETHDPDMRTAAPTLNLRDIRNIANDVLPGAHIRRALYYRYLLRWTKY
- a CDS encoding phospho-sugar mutase, with the translated sequence MSITDVARDWAAHDPDPETAAYVLGLLEDPARAAELQSRFSGPLTFGTAGLRGEVGAGESRMNRAVVTRATYGLMDWLGRQVEAPRVVIGCDARHGSSDFYTTAAEVISAAGSTALLLPPCLPTPVTAFAVRALHADAGIMITASHNPRTDNGYKVYLGGRVATGVADGVQIVPPADAEIMACITQASPADQITRNASRVEKVDVLPAYLEKVTRLGSSPRDVRIVLTAMHGVGGEVARQALNLAGFNDIHVVEEQFAPNPDFPTVAFPNPEEPGALDLAIALASDVNADLILALDPDADRCAVAIPTGQGNWRQLSGDETGCLLGDYVAGRIGGGGVGVGVLASSIVSSRLLGAIAADHGLEHRTTLTGFKWIARVPDLVFGYEEAIGYCCDPAHVRDKDGITAAVTMALLADSLRIDGRTIQDVLDSFADRFGLHATAPVTFRVEDVGLISAAMQQLRSTAPTELAGSEVVSVIDLGEGYNGLPPTDGLILLTAANDRVIIRPSGTEPKLKCYLEVILPGGTWEEARKRLDAIGEELRRVIGL
- a CDS encoding GNAT family N-acetyltransferase, with protein sequence MRHVISEAKARGAGELTIGIDAPDIDAQRFYARHGFPIGDAYIARREL
- a CDS encoding GNAT family N-acetyltransferase, producing MGSLPNTRLAAVRDVGNIAQLLDAFNCEYDEPSPGVEFLTRRLHELLSSDLAYVVVAGDPIVAFGLVTLRPDVWANSLIATLEELYTVPEWRDNGYGSHFCAT